Proteins encoded together in one Coregonus clupeaformis isolate EN_2021a unplaced genomic scaffold, ASM2061545v1 scaf1305, whole genome shotgun sequence window:
- the LOC121532866 gene encoding uncharacterized protein LOC121532866 — protein MGRRLADPTNPVPALGVPLAGGRWGLLCSVGVQTSPGLWTLPSIKCNQPTRTQHPETGRSNNHVATAMTMPSETGVVCDSCSSGGGGGFAISKETSQNAINSLTKEDMGSQGSGGGVYCQIKAIRANPRESGHRSSGKWTSRYTNGSVVAPEVVGGVCTEGAEGNEPIRERRRVQSLRGEESRPALRSGSVSQSVSSHATPPRPCRMMKSSSPRLCGTCGRRQSQAPPTCMATACRRRMANQITESQTLPIPPRKKSVLPNQNRRDSPVLNTHTHTPPTPHTAVKNIQTQTQTLPSPHATQRTHTPPAKDAPVTPCPNTKDTQHTHTNTTDSEPRLPKLHQKETHTQTTDTHSHATKKHTATRKKTSSPATQSFPDRNTETSSDNQHSPPDSSIQVTPKPPPPVLLIGTKSSATPPLPPKHSPNPCHPAQVNTKPAPPVLQTQLKPIHLTPSLHPKTPPAQPMKSEDSKTPAPLKYAHTPHAPPAAHVAPKCNGAPGGLVLVQAGVQAGVPGGLQGCVSGGLHGHLHSVEESLLSNQEKIKVLLNVIQDLEKSKALSEGRCSYRTGQDINNCPTCQKTACIIYSVEHDFRQQEGRFQPVMETLDRDYDFPLPVTKPAPSHPSAKTRVKKLRKKCFWWL, from the exons ATGGGCAGAAGGTTGGCTGATCCGACCAATCCGGTGCCTGCACTGGGGGTGCCCCTGGCGGGGGGGCGATGGGGGCTGCTGTGCAGTGTGGGGGTGCAGACCTCCCCCGGCCTTTGGACCCTCCCATCAATCAAATGCAATCAGCCAACACGGACGCAGCATCCAGAGACAGGGCGGAGCAACAACCATGTCGCCACAGCAATGACCATGCCTTCAGAAACTGGGGTTGTTTGTGACTCATGCAGCAGTGGCGGCGGTGGTGGATTTGCCATTTCCAAGGAGACGAGTCAGAACGCCATCAACAGTCTAACAAAGGAAGACATGGGGTCACAGGGGTCAGGGGGCGGGGTCTACTGTCAGATCAAAGCAATACGGGCCAATCCCAGGGAGTCTGGCCATAGGTCCAGTGGGAAATGGACGTCTCGATACACTAATGGGAGTGTGGTTGCCCCTGAGGTGGTGGGCGGGGTCTGCACTGAGGGTGCTGAGGGCAATGAGCCaatcagagagaggaggagggtccaGTCTCTTAGAGGGGAGGAGTCTCGCCCTGCACTGAGGTCAGGGAGTGTGTCTCAGTCTGTGAGCTCTCATGCCACGCCACCAAGGCCCTGTAGAATGATGAAATCATCATCACCCCGCCTCTGTGGAACCTGTGGGCGGAGACAGTCCCAGGCCCCACCCACCTGCATGGCAACCGCGTGCCGCAGGCGAATGGCCAATCAGATCACAGAAAGCCAGACTCTACCGATTCCTCCCCGGAAAAAGTCTGTACTCCCCAACCAGAACCGGAGAGACTCCCCtgttctgaacacacacacacacacaccaccaacccCACACACAGCTGTGAAGAACATTCAAACACAAACTCAGACATTGCCCTCTCCACATGCAACCCAAAGGACACACACTCCGCCTGCGAAAGATGCACCTGTGACCCCATGTCCTAACACTAAggatacacaacacacacataccaatacaacagactcagaacccaggttaccCAAGTTACAtcagaaagaaacacacacacagacaacagacacacactcacacgccaCGAAGAAACACACAGCTACCAGGAAGAAAACGTCTTCTCCAGCTACACAGTCTTTTccagacagaaacacagagacgTCATCTGACAACCAACATTCTCCACCAGACTCATCTATACAAGTCACCCCCAAGCCACCACCCCCAGTCCTCCTCATAGGCACAAAATCCTCAGCCACACCCCCTCTCCCACCTAAACACTCCCCCAACCCCTGCCACCCTGCCCAGGTGAACACAAAACCAGCCCCCCCTGTCCTTCAGACCCAACTCAAACCTATACACCTCACCCCTTCCCTGCACCCCAAAACACCACCAGCACAGCCAATGAAATCAGAAGACTCCAAAACCCCTGCCCCATTAAAATACGCACACACTCCCCATGCTCCCCCTGCTGCCCATGTGGCCCCAAAATGCAACGGGGCCCCAGGGGGGCTGGTGCTGGTACAGGCAGGTGTCCAGGCGGGAGTACCCGGAGGGTTACAGGGCTGTGTGTCAGGGGGCCTCCACGGGCATCTCCACAGTGTGGAGGAGAGTCTGCTCTCCAACCAGGAGAAGATCAAAGTCCTCCTCAACGTTATCCAAGACCTGGAGAAGAGCAAGGCCCTCAGCGAAGG GCGCTGCTCCTACAGAACTGGACAGGACATCAACAACTGTCCCACCTGCCAGAAGACTGCCTGCATTATCTACAG tGTGGAGCATGACTTCAGGCAGCAGGAGGGGAGGTTCCAGCCAGTGATGGAGACTCTAGACAGGGACTATGATTTTCCCCTCCCTGTCACCAAACCTGCCCCCTCCCACCCCAGCGCCAAGACTCGCGTCAAGAAACTACGCAAAAAGTGCTTCTGGTGGTTGtag